TGCATGTGAAAGAATCCAGGATCTAAGAGTCAATACACTCTCCACCGGCCAAAAAGGGAATGTGGTGTGGTTTGTCTTGGTGGTGGAGGTAGGTACAAAAGGGGGCACTAAGCATGCACCTTTATGTTTCTTGACTTTGGGTTCATTTAGCTTTGCCAACGATTTTGCCCGTGTGCCCTTTGGAAACACACAGGTATATAAATAATGCTCCCACCGTCACCCGTGCCCTTTTCCTCCGTAGTTAAATATCTCACCAgacttcccacccacccaccggctCACAGATGCACGCACCCTTGCTCTCAAATCTCACAAGGTGAACGTCAGGACACCTCAATGATTTCCATGCTGCCTGAAAAGCTAGACTGTTTGCTGATTTTGCCCAGGTCTTCCCGAGACCTGCTCTCTGACAAGGTCTCCTCAAACTCCATCTGGCAGCTCCTTCGCTTGAACTGCTTCTCGGCCGCAGTGTCCTCATGCCAGCTGTGCCGCACATCCCGTGGCTCCCCCCGCTGCTTGTCCCTCAGTCTGATCTCGCAGCTCGCCTGGATTGTGCTGCAGCTGAACGAAGAGTAGGTAGTGGCACTGGCAAAGAGAGCCCCACTCCCGCTGCTTTTGCTACCTGCTGCTGAGTCTGTGCTGAAGTACCAGGGGTTTTCAGAGGAAGGAGTGCCGGGAGACTCCAAGTGCATCCCCCAAGTGCTAGAAGAGGCCGGTGTTGTGCCTGGCTGCGGCAGCTGCTGCCCTGCACTGGGAAGGCTCATCCGAAGCGTCTGCTTGAGACTGTCCTCCATGCTGCTGCTTTTATGCATGGCACACATCCCGCTGAAATTAAGGCTCAGCCCATGGGCAGGGGAGCCGGCTTGGTGCCTGTGCTTTCGTCTCTGTCGTACTTTGGCCTCCAGGAGGAAGTCGGGCCCACTGGGCCAGTCGGGGCTATCTGGAACCGGGGAGAATTGGCATGTACCATTGGGGCCCGAAGGGCTATCCAGCTTGCACAGCTTGGGAGTTTCTCCTGCCTCCACTGGACCTGGGGCTTCTTGCCTCTGGCTAGGAGAGTAGGCTGACTTGATGTCCAAGGAGAACGAACGCTTCAGCCGGTTGGTGTCTTGGATACGCTCTGATGACAAGTGTAGCCCATTGAGTCCTTGCTGTAGTGCTGTAGGCGAGACCACCTTGGAAACTCCTGTTGGCTTCTCAGAGTCCACCAAGGTTGTGCTTTTTAATAGCTCCTCAGCCTTTTCTGAGGTAGATAGTGTCTGGTGCCTGTTGCCTTCAGGTgcttccaacagatcttgctggGATTCCCCTTCACCCTTCTCCCCTTGGGCCTTCAGAGCTTTGAGCAGCTTCAGGCTTCTCTCATACTCTAGGAGCTGACCCAGGAAGTTGAAGTTGGGCGATATGGAGGGACGCCGGTCTTTGACAAATCTGTTGATGCAAACAAGACAGCCGTGGTTGTTACTGGGGCCTTCTAATTCAATGGTACTCCAGGCCCCTAAAGGACAAAGGAGATCTGGGAGCATCTCAACAAGTGggccagaatgggaagggggaagaACCATACGATTCAAAGCACCACTGGATACTTGTTGGATTTGGGTTTTTTCCACACCCAGTGACTCCAAGGAGTAGGGATGtaacatgatgttttaaagattgcTCCTTGTCTTGTAGCAGTTTACTCAAAGGCCATTTTGGACAATCTTCAGGCTCATGAAAGTAGCCACAAGAACTGCCTCTGGATGTCGGCTCCTTGCCCACACAGAGCCACTGCCACATGTGGCACTACATTTTTTGTGTGCCATCCCTAACAGCTAAAAACCTACGTCTGCTGGCGCATGCAGGGGTCCCGGAGGCCATAGACTGGGAGCCGATTTGCAGATGAAACTCAAGTGGCTGCTACAAGCCTGACAATCATGCAAATCAGGCTCCTAAGCTTACACCCAAGAAACTGGCAAAAGAGTAACTGAACACAAAGCACTCCTTGCTTAGTAGTATATTATGGGCTATATCCAACCAAGGTATGCTCAGTATAAACCCAGAGTAAATTGAAATTAACAGGCCTTAGTACTCTCCATTCATTTTCATAGTTTTAACCTGaataggactaacactggatgcaaccctatCTATCTGAGCAGGTGAACAGCGCATATGGCAATGTGTTCTTTTCTGCGCATTAACCAGTGTCCTTCCGTGGGGCACATGGGAAGTATTCTTCCTGGTGAAGggtactattttttaaaagacaaaaacaaaaaaaccccaggaaCAATATGCCATGCCTATACCCCAAAGCCAAACTTATTCTCCTCAGCTAGGCAAAGAACACATTAGCACCCTCTTCTTCCAGAAAGCAACTTACCTGTAGGCATCATCTGAAGACATGCCCATGGTCTTCATGATGTATGCAATGGCAATGGTGGCCGATCGGGAGATCCCCGCCAAGCAGTGCACTATCACCTGGCAGCTGGATACCTTGGCCTTATCTACGGCATAAGAAAATAGTTTTCAGGTTGATATTCTCAGACTCTATTATCTACATTGTTCTGAACAATCAAGaggcttgtggcaccttgaagactaacaggtttattatggcataaatgtTTGTGGACCAGAATTTACTTCATGAAAGCTTGAACCATAATAATTCTGTGAGTCTTTAAAGGTGCCACAAGTCTCTTTGTTGTTTTGTCTGTTACAACCTAACATAGCTACCTCTCTGGAAATGATTCTGAAGGAAGGCCCTTTTAACCACATGGAAAGatgaagtaaaaaaagaaaaaaatatgaatAGTTTGAACAAGTCAAATATTTGTGGCTAGAGGTAGCAGCTAGAAACCATGACTTGATTCTGCTTCTTGGCTTGTCAGTAACTATGTTGGCCAAATTACCTAACTTTGTTTTTCAATTTACAAAAAGGGGCAGTAACGGTAATTTTCTTCATCCCCGactgttttttaaagtaaattctAGCTATCTTTGGTAGCATTTTAAAACTCTTTATGGAGATGAGTAAGTCTCCTGCTCTAGGAcgtttttcagagcaggagcgaTGACACCATTTACTGAAGTGCCAGGATAATTGATGGActttccttgctctggcaagtgaatgagatGCTCTGGCAAGTTAGTTTGTGACAGATTAGTGGAGGCtggatacttctttccttttctgtgACTAGGTTCCTACTTCATGCTAGAAGCTTAAAGTAAGGTTATTTGCATTTCTAGTCAACAGCTAACTGTTGCATTTCAGCTGTTTGAAGACCAGTGTTTTATAAGTTGAACTGATGCAGTCAGAAGGATGCACCAGTGAGTTTGGTGGAGCTTAGTCCCACAAACCATGCAAAGGATTGTAACCAT
This DNA window, taken from Rhineura floridana isolate rRhiFlo1 chromosome 2, rRhiFlo1.hap2, whole genome shotgun sequence, encodes the following:
- the DUSP8 gene encoding dual specificity protein phosphatase 8 isoform X4, whose translation is MPLDVMIAPSEDQFWAGMHKGQMKLKIRVRRMKESREMRGGFATFSSCFPGLCEGKPTAILPMSISQPCLPVANVGPTRILPHLYLGSQKDVLNKDLMTQNGISYVLNASNSCPKPDFICDSHFMRIPVNDNYCEKLLPWLDKSIEFIDKAKVSSCQVIVHCLAGISRSATIAIAYIMKTMGMSSDDAYRFVKDRRPSISPNFNFLGQLLEYERSLKLLKALKAQGEKGEGESQQDLLEAPEGNRHQTLSTSEKAEELLKSTTLVDSEKPTGVSKVVSPTALQQGLNGLHLSSERIQDTNRLKRSFSLDIKSAYSPSQRQEAPGPVEAGETPKLCKLDSPSGPNGTCQFSPVPDSPDWPSGPDFLLEAKVRQRRKHRHQAGSPAHGLSLNFSGMCAMHKSSSMEDSLKQTLRMSLPSAGQQLPQPGTTPASSSTWGMHLESPGTPSSENPWYFSTDSAAGSKSSGSGALFASATTYSSFSCSTIQASCEIRLRDKQRGEPRDVRHSWHEDTAAEKQFKRRSCQMEFEETLSESRSREDLGKISKQSSFSGSMEIIEVS
- the DUSP8 gene encoding dual specificity protein phosphatase 8 isoform X1 — translated: MAGDRLPRKVMDPKKLASLLRSGSEGMLVIDSRSFVEYNSWHVLSSVNICCSKLVKRRLQQDKVSITELIQPSSNIKVEAEEHQVVVVYDQSTRDANGLAADSFLSILLGKLESCFHNVSILTGGFATFSSCFPGLCEGKPTAILPMSISQPCLPVANVGPTRILPHLYLGSQKDVLNKDLMTQNGISYVLNASNSCPKPDFICDSHFMRIPVNDNYCEKLLPWLDKSIEFIDKAKVSSCQVIVHCLAGISRSATIAIAYIMKTMGMSSDDAYRFVKDRRPSISPNFNFLGQLLEYERSLKLLKALKAQGEKGEGESQQDLLEAPEGNRHQTLSTSEKAEELLKSTTLVDSEKPTGVSKVVSPTALQQGLNGLHLSSERIQDTNRLKRSFSLDIKSAYSPSQRQEAPGPVEAGETPKLCKLDSPSGPNGTCQFSPVPDSPDWPSGPDFLLEAKVRQRRKHRHQAGSPAHGLSLNFSGMCAMHKSSSMEDSLKQTLRMSLPSAGQQLPQPGTTPASSSTWGMHLESPGTPSSENPWYFSTDSAAGSKSSGSGALFASATTYSSFSCSTIQASCEIRLRDKQRGEPRDVRHSWHEDTAAEKQFKRRSCQMEFEETLSESRSREDLGKISKQSSFSGSMEIIEVS
- the DUSP8 gene encoding dual specificity protein phosphatase 8 isoform X5, with the translated sequence MAAVARAWKRRLVHAAQEGGGFATFSSCFPGLCEGKPTAILPMSISQPCLPVANVGPTRILPHLYLGSQKDVLNKDLMTQNGISYVLNASNSCPKPDFICDSHFMRIPVNDNYCEKLLPWLDKSIEFIDKAKVSSCQVIVHCLAGISRSATIAIAYIMKTMGMSSDDAYRFVKDRRPSISPNFNFLGQLLEYERSLKLLKALKAQGEKGEGESQQDLLEAPEGNRHQTLSTSEKAEELLKSTTLVDSEKPTGVSKVVSPTALQQGLNGLHLSSERIQDTNRLKRSFSLDIKSAYSPSQRQEAPGPVEAGETPKLCKLDSPSGPNGTCQFSPVPDSPDWPSGPDFLLEAKVRQRRKHRHQAGSPAHGLSLNFSGMCAMHKSSSMEDSLKQTLRMSLPSAGQQLPQPGTTPASSSTWGMHLESPGTPSSENPWYFSTDSAAGSKSSGSGALFASATTYSSFSCSTIQASCEIRLRDKQRGEPRDVRHSWHEDTAAEKQFKRRSCQMEFEETLSESRSREDLGKISKQSSFSGSMEIIEVS
- the DUSP8 gene encoding dual specificity protein phosphatase 8 isoform X3 gives rise to the protein MVEAEEHQVVVVYDQSTRDANGLAADSFLSILLGKLESCFHNVSILTGGFATFSSCFPGLCEGKPTAILPMSISQPCLPVANVGPTRILPHLYLGSQKDVLNKDLMTQNGISYVLNASNSCPKPDFICDSHFMRIPVNDNYCEKLLPWLDKSIEFIDKAKVSSCQVIVHCLAGISRSATIAIAYIMKTMGMSSDDAYRFVKDRRPSISPNFNFLGQLLEYERSLKLLKALKAQGEKGEGESQQDLLEAPEGNRHQTLSTSEKAEELLKSTTLVDSEKPTGVSKVVSPTALQQGLNGLHLSSERIQDTNRLKRSFSLDIKSAYSPSQRQEAPGPVEAGETPKLCKLDSPSGPNGTCQFSPVPDSPDWPSGPDFLLEAKVRQRRKHRHQAGSPAHGLSLNFSGMCAMHKSSSMEDSLKQTLRMSLPSAGQQLPQPGTTPASSSTWGMHLESPGTPSSENPWYFSTDSAAGSKSSGSGALFASATTYSSFSCSTIQASCEIRLRDKQRGEPRDVRHSWHEDTAAEKQFKRRSCQMEFEETLSESRSREDLGKISKQSSFSGSMEIIEVS
- the DUSP8 gene encoding dual specificity protein phosphatase 8 isoform X2, with the protein product MREVERCTGTSTTVEAEEHQVVVVYDQSTRDANGLAADSFLSILLGKLESCFHNVSILTGGFATFSSCFPGLCEGKPTAILPMSISQPCLPVANVGPTRILPHLYLGSQKDVLNKDLMTQNGISYVLNASNSCPKPDFICDSHFMRIPVNDNYCEKLLPWLDKSIEFIDKAKVSSCQVIVHCLAGISRSATIAIAYIMKTMGMSSDDAYRFVKDRRPSISPNFNFLGQLLEYERSLKLLKALKAQGEKGEGESQQDLLEAPEGNRHQTLSTSEKAEELLKSTTLVDSEKPTGVSKVVSPTALQQGLNGLHLSSERIQDTNRLKRSFSLDIKSAYSPSQRQEAPGPVEAGETPKLCKLDSPSGPNGTCQFSPVPDSPDWPSGPDFLLEAKVRQRRKHRHQAGSPAHGLSLNFSGMCAMHKSSSMEDSLKQTLRMSLPSAGQQLPQPGTTPASSSTWGMHLESPGTPSSENPWYFSTDSAAGSKSSGSGALFASATTYSSFSCSTIQASCEIRLRDKQRGEPRDVRHSWHEDTAAEKQFKRRSCQMEFEETLSESRSREDLGKISKQSSFSGSMEIIEVS